The region TGCCGGCGCAGCACATCCCGGCTGAAGCCCATCAGGAAGCGGACCTCCTCCGGGGACCGCTTCCAGTTCTCGGTGGAGAACGCGTACACGGAAACGTGGCGGATGCCCATCTCGATGGCCCCGGCCATCACGTCCAGCAGCGCGGCCTCGCCGGCGCGGTGCCCCTCGGTCCGGGGCAGGCCGCGCTGGTTCGCCCAGCGGCCGTTGCCGTCCATCACGATCGCCACATGGGCGGGCACCAGTTCGGCCGGAACCTGCGGCGGAACCGCACCGGAGGGGTGGGGCGCAGGCCGGCTCGCGGGTCCTGCCGGTTTGGCGGCGGAAGATTTTGAACGCAAGGTCAGACACGCTCCACATGTTGAAGGGACCGCAGCACCCGTTCCAGGTGCCACTGAAGATATCCGGCCACCAGGCCGGCGGATTCATGGCGCGGCTGCGGGCCGGAGGCGTCGGCAGTGGGCCAGTCGCCGGTGAGCAGCGCCCCCAGCAGCACCATTGTTTCCGGGGACGGCGACGCCGAGCCCGGCGGGCGGCAGGCGGGACAAACAGCGCCGCCCAGCGGTGCGGAGAAGGCGGTGTGCGGGCCGGCGGCTCCGCAGCGCGCACAGTCGGTAAAACTCGGTGCCCACCCGGCGGTGGACAGGGCGCGCAGCAGATAGGAATCCAGGATCAGTTCCGGGGCGTGGGAGCCGCGGCTGAGGGCCGCAAAGGCGCCGATCACCAGCTGGTAGTGGGCCTTCGCGGATTCGCCGTCAATGTCGGTCAGCCGCTCCGCGGTTTCGGCAATGGCGGCCGCCGCCGTGTAGCGGGCGTAATCGGCTGCGATGCCGTGCCCGTAGGCGCCCTTGGTCTGGGCCTGGGTCACAATGTCCAGGTTCCGGCCGTGCGAGAGCAGCAGTTCGGCGACCATGAAGGGTTCCAGCCGGGCACCGAACTTGCTGGAGGTCCGCCGAACGCCTTTGGCCACGGCACGCACCTGCCCGTGCTCGCGGGTGAGGAGGACGAGGATGCGGTCCGCTTCGCCCAGCTTGTGGGTGCGCAGGACAACCGCGTCATCCCGATAGGTGCGGGATGCAAAGGATTTGGCCACGGAACCTATTTTCCCATGCCCGGGCACGCCCGGCGGACCGCTGCCGCCCGGCGTGCCTCCGGGCGGCCTAGGACTGGTCCCGGATGGCCCGGTTCACGGCCGAGATGACTGCCTTCAACGCGGACATGGTCGTGTTGGGATCGATCCCGACACCCCACAGCACCCGCTCCCCCACGGCCAGCTCAACGTACGCCGCAGCGTGCGCATTGCCGCTGGCGGACAAGGCGTGTTCGGTGTAGTCGAGCAGCCGGACGTCGATTCCGTCCTGGCCCAGGATTTCCAGCAGCGCCGCGATGGGACCGGTTCCGCTGGCCATCCGCCGCTTCACTATTCCGTCCGTGCTCAGGGCGGCGGTGAGGTTGAAGCGGCCGTCGGCAGCCGTGTCCGCGTTCACCGAAGTGAGCTCGTAGTGTCCCCAGGCGGCGCCGTCGGACTCCGGCGTGTTCGGCAGGTACTCGTCCTGGAACACCTTCCAGAGCTCGGCTCCGGTGATCTCGCCGCCGGCGGTGTCCGTGCGGCGCTGGATCACACCGGAGAATTCGATCTGCGCGCGGCGCGGCAGGTCCAGGTTGTGCTCGTTCTTGAGCAGGT is a window of Arthrobacter sp. zg-Y1171 DNA encoding:
- the recO gene encoding DNA repair protein RecO — its product is MAKSFASRTYRDDAVVLRTHKLGEADRILVLLTREHGQVRAVAKGVRRTSSKFGARLEPFMVAELLLSHGRNLDIVTQAQTKGAYGHGIAADYARYTAAAAIAETAERLTDIDGESAKAHYQLVIGAFAALSRGSHAPELILDSYLLRALSTAGWAPSFTDCARCGAAGPHTAFSAPLGGAVCPACRPPGSASPSPETMVLLGALLTGDWPTADASGPQPRHESAGLVAGYLQWHLERVLRSLQHVERV